The window TAAAAGACCATCTGACTGGAGAAGCCTGCTGATTATATGCGACACTTACCGAGTATACCCAGTAAATGTTTAAGAACAAGAGCTAGAATGATTCATATAGTTTGTTGTATTTCCCTAAAGAAAACCTGTAAACATCTGGTGAATGTCTGGTTAATGGTATAATATTAAAAActggccaaaagaaaaaaaaaatacccagaaaACGTTTGGCCATTCAGCACCCAAAGCTCCCAACATATAATGTTAAAACATCTCTGCTGGAGGGATTTTAGTAGTCTGAAAAACTGCATACCTGAGTGGCTTAAATTTTCTCTCTCAAATGTTAAATAAGTGCAAGGAGTTTGAACACTCAGGGATTTCATATGTTTTTATCTTTCCCCAAAATAAAACATTGAATGATACAGAGGTAGCATAACTTACTAAATTaacttgaaaaacaaaaattcagcttATTTTCAATAGTCTCAGTAGAACTATTGCAGATGTTTAAAATTGTACTATCCAGGCTTccctctacctggttttagaaatctcttcattctggcCATTTTTTTTACTGTAAGAAAATTCATGAATCCAGGCCCCCTTCGGCCCTGAGGCATCTATTGCAACATCAATGATGGAATCTGGGGTCATCCATCGCaggaaaatgaggaagagaaagttGAAAACGGCCAACAAAGCAAAAATACAGCCTGTTACTGGGCCACAGTGAGACATGAGGCGATCCAGTCGTTTGTCCATGGGTAACACGGCTTCTCTGGCTACCCGGTCATACACCTGGAGGGAAGAGAGGACAGGAAATGAGTACTCTGACCCACTACCGGCCCACGGCCAACAACGACATGCCAGAAGCATTTTATACAGGAACGCGCTCCAAAGTTGCctatgttttgttgttgctgttgtttttatatTAATGATGTCATTAAATTAATGAAGTTAATCACAATAATTATTGTAATTCAATACTTAGCACTTATTCTGGGCAAACACCATGTGATACAAACACAAATAAGCCACAGTTCCTCTCCTCTAGGGAATTACCATCTATTTTAGTTGGCTCCTAGAAttccaagagccctggtggtgcagtagctaaGGCACTCAACTGCGAattgaaaggtcaacagttcaaatccaccagccactccgtgggagaaagacctggcaatctgctcccataaagattacagcctaggaaaccctatgggacagttctactctgtcctatagggttgctaagagtcaaaattgactccatagtacacaacaacaacaaccagaattTTGAGTCTTGAAAAGTCTGGGCAGCCTTTCAGTTCACTGCTTGGTGGCAATATGAACTCAGCGGGGACTTCGTGAAGCAGGGTTGGCCTTTTAAAGCTCCTTGACTGCTGAGCTAGCTTTCTCCAGTATCTGGTAGACACTGACCCCCGAGAGAGAGAGTGTACAGTCTAGTGTGCTTCTGGGCAAGAGGGGCTCTTCCTTTCAACGGCCATGTGAGACCATGTCTCTGAGCACTGATGTCGAGGACTTGCAGAAACAGCTCAGGGATTTCAAATGATTTCAAATATaaaacagagaggaaaagagaTGGGGAAATTTTAGTAAATGGTATGGGGCAAACACTGGCACTAGAGTCTAAAATAATAAAACCCAAAGACTTTGAAAACGTAATTATTGAAAACGAACAAACCAAATGGGTGAGCATTCATGgtttttacttgaatttgagcATTACTTACACTCATTCACAGGTATCAGACCTGTAAATCATCCCCTTATGAACTCAAAGTTACAACCTGCAGTGCGAGTTCTAAAGCCCAATGGCCTCGGAAAGGTACGTGATATTCCCACCTAGCTCTTCTACTGAGGCCATTTTGAATGTAAACGTTTTAATTAATATTATACTGAGACTGGCAAGTTGTAATGGAAAGAGTGTTTTTCCAGCATAAACTGCAACGTAATTTCTTCATCAATTTTCTAAATGGGACAGCTAACCTAAGAGGGAGTAGTTGCAAAGGATCAAGCTGACCTGGCTGCCCACCTTTATTACTAGGGCAATTCATCTGTAACTTTAAGTGATAAAATAACAATATCTACTATGAAGAGAATGTTAGGGATGATAAATCATTATAGATAAGGACTTACTGTATTCTAAATGTATACtataaatcacaacagaatattaaaaaaccaTGGATGTTTTACTATTACTTTAAGGGTTACAACTAAAAatttgtggttaaaaaaaaaaactaattaacaCGTTGCCgctaagtcgattccgactcatggcgaccctataggacagagcagaactgcccattagggtttccaaggagcggctagtggattcgaactgctgaccttttggttagcagccagagctcttaatcactgtgccaccagggccccaatcaGTTCCTTTAAAATATGCTGACAGTTGTCACCATTAAGCAGTTCTTTCCCCTGAATTTATTATCTGCAATAGTTTTGACTTATGAGGTTTACATGATGTCTATCAAGGTCAGGTCACAATTAAATAAGCTGTGGTCCTTAAtcagggtgaagattaagatggATATCACCAAAAAAACCTGTCTAACCAAATATCCCTGCTGACCAAGACTCCAGCTCAGCTCCTAAAGGGTCGTATTAGaatccagggagtggctgggcaACAGGGGGCATGAAGATGACATGCAGAGTTTAAAAGTCCACCTAGGTGATTCTGACATGCACTCCCAACAGGTAATCAGGGCTAGACTCCAACttccaaattaaaacaatgaaaagGTAGCCATTTCATATGCATGGTCATACTACAAAACTTCTAGAAGGTAAGAGTGTCTCGAAACACTTCAGTCTAAAATGTTTGACTATTCAATTAAATATCACATATTTTGGCGAAAAATGTATCGTATGGCAATGTTTAGAGATAAGGGTTTTTGCACTTGCATTCAAATATGGCTTATCTTCAAATATGGCTTCATCTTATGTACTAGAATTTTCAAATTCAAACCAAACAAGAAAGCCTTACAGTAAAGAGCTGTTCTCTTTACTTCGCTCCTTCTTGCTATCCACTTTAGGCTGAAACTTGTTGATCCACGTAACAGACTGACAGCATGAAAAAAGCGTTAGCCTCCACAACGACTTTCTCTGTGCTCCCAACTGCTACCTTTCGGCTTCACAAGTCCTACACAGTAAGAGGCAGAACTGCTTCCATTTAGCCCATCGCTTGGTGACCAGACAGGTGAGGCAGAAAAAGTAAAGAGTCACTTAAACAAGGGACGAAAGTGAGTAGAATAAATGAAGTCACTAGCTCAAAACAGGGAGTATTTGCCACAACTGCACTTTCCTTCACAAGGGGATTAATCTATTTTCAGTACTCGTCCTTCTGGAAATTCTCTGTTGCTGCTTTTCATTCCTGATGATTTCTCCaacattcatcattttctttttgaattctACCTTTTTATGTTCCCAATCAGTCcaaagatgcaaaaatccttttCCTGCAGCAAATTACAGTAGCCAGCAATACTGACACAAGAATTTTAGGAAGTGGCCTGAATCAAATATTTACAAGGCATAAAGTTGCCACAATTGGGCTAATCAAAACTATGTATTTTCTGATAGACCTTTATGCATTAGAATTATAAACCAACTCAAGAAAACGTCTAAAAGTCAGTCAAGAATGAGTTTTAATACTAGCGTTGCCACTAATTTCTATGACTTCTAGAAAATTATGTAACTTCCTCACACCATGCCCAGTTTAATGAGGAGTTTAGactggtggcgcaatggtcaagcactcggctgctatccaaaaggttggcagttcaaacccacccagtggctccacgggagaaaggtctggcaatctgctcctgtaaagattacagcctagaaaactctttggggcagttctactctgtcatatggggtcgctgtaagtcaaaaCTGATAACACCTAATGACAATAGACTATTACTTCTATTTTGAGATTTCAAATGCAATGATTTGACTAGAAACTTAGCCCATCATGCACCGAAAGTAATCCAAAATTCATTTTCATTTGGAGTAGATTTTATAAACCTAAGCAATAGCACTGAAACGGAAGCCTATATGTAAGAAAAAGCAAATGTGTACATGCGACAGCAAGGAAAAGTTCAGACACAATCTTAGGGTATGACATACTTTTTCAGTTCTTTCCGCAACATTCCTCCAGGTGTAAAAAGTCTTTACCACATTATGGATATTTTCTGGAGCCGGCAAGCTTCCTGACTTCAGTTGGGAAATAGCTTTTTCCAATCCTTCACACAAAGATTTTACTGAAGGCTCACATAAAATAATAAGATTTTCGGGAAGTACCTCAGGAATTCCACCAACCCTGGTACTTACAaccttaaaaatgaaaaaagaacataTTACCCACTCTAATTCACATCCCAGGAAAATAAAACCAACTCGAAAAACTACTGCCAAATGCATATGattattttttgaaaatacaAGTACAAAAAAACCAACCTCCGAAACCCTCAAACCGTTTTTACCTGTAAACCGCAACTGGCTGCTTCCACAATTGCCATGCAGAACGCTTCAGTGAGGGAGGTATTAAGAAAAATATGTCCTTGAACTAAGACATTTCTAACATCCTTGTGTTCTAAGGCTCCCAAGAGACGTACCCTGATTTTTGAAAtgagaggggaagagagagaagagtgAAAAATCACGCTATAAAAGAAGTATAATTTATAAGCCAAGTCGGGGATTCATATTATGCTGAAGTTCTTATCGGTTCTAATGTTTTCAGTCTCAAAAAATTTGTTTCCTCAAACTCTGACCTAAAAAGAACAGCCTTGTAAAGCTGCTTGGTTCAAACGCTTCTAGGTCACCTATTCCTAACTTTTGTGGAACAGCAAGCAGATAGGGCTACGCGTATCAAATTTCAACTTCTCCAGAACTAGCCTGCTTTTAATGAAAATACATGAATACACTTGGATGGTTAGTGCCCCTCTGAATTGATGCTTCCCATGTTCACCCCTGGCATGTTATCCAAGTTAAGGAGGAAGAGAAACGTTGGTATCTCTCACAGGCAGTGTCCATGTGCAGTGGCATTTAAATCACAACACAGTAAGCCTTGGAAATCTGCGAACTTTTCTAATCAAAGCTGCTGTTCTCTGCGCTTTCTGTAGCACCTCCAACCACTGCCTCCAGTATCAAATAATAATGGACTAATGggaaaaacaaaattgtaaaTTCTTTAATCATGTTTTCCTATTTCCCATACAAAAAAGGGGGGGCTTGCATCACAGTTTTGTATCAATTACATGTAGGAGAAGAGAAGCAGCACACCCAATACAGGCCTGGAGCCAAAACCAAATACAGACGTCAGTATTTCCCCCCAAGACACTAGGGAACCCAGCGGTACCTGTCATGTAGCTGGTATCTTTcccgtacttcttccaaaatgatTCTCTTTGGTCCCTCTCCTCCAATGATGAAATTTAAATCTGGGTATTTCTGACAGAGCTCGGGGATTATGCCACTAAGCAAATCAGTCCCTGAAAATAGAAAGTTGAATATTGGAAATACATTTaagtgctttaaaaaattttttttcggtACAACCACCAAGAATCCACTCAGTTTGAAGGGCAGGAGCTATGCTCCCCTTAAAGTAGAGAAACTAAGTCTCTGAAACCTTTCCCAAGAGCGTGAAATTGGTTACAAACTGCTAGGGGTCCCTCCAGGACtgcagtttttttaaataaatacccGGACAACCAGTGTTCCCTTCCACAACCCAAATCTGTGTTACTCTGTCTCGTTTCGACATAGTGTTAACTTTAAGTTATTCACTTGTGATTACATACAGCTTGCTTCCAAAACAGCCAGATGAAGCAGCTAACGCTAGAGTTAAGCTTTGCTAGGGACAGCTGACCGGCGATCTACCACCTGTCCCAGCTTTTTTACCAATGAGCTCTTTGATCATGGGAAGGTTTCCCGATCTGTAAAATGAGATCTATGTACCTAAAGTCCAAGGCCTCTTTCAGCAATAAAATTCTACCAGTCTGATTCCACTTTCAGCCAGAGGCAAAGGCTAAGCAGCCAAGTACAATGGTTGTCTCTAGTTTGTTCAAAAAGCAGAGAGCTTTGCAGTGAAAACCACACTAGTGAAGCTGAAGAATGGTCCATCCCAACCAGCGGTAGCCCACTTCCGGAGTGAAAGAGTAAACGAAGGTGGCAGGGCCTCAACTGTCAGATCATTacagttcatagaagaaaaggaTGTCTCTGCTTCCTTTcgaaaataaaacaattttccTATAATATGGATAAAGCAATAAAATAAACCATGGCCTACTAGTCTGAAAAAGATAGCGGCTATCCAAACTGACAGTAACATCAACACTATTTGGGAATTTAATCCAGTATAAATTACAAATTGTATGCGTTCAAAAGTAAATGTAAAATAATTCATTTAGATCTAAACTAAACTCAGTAATTTAAacaaatgcatacatacacactccTAAGAACTGCATTTCTTGTATCAATCTTCCCAAATATAAAaaccccacccagtgccgtcaaatatAGGCAGGCTAATTATAAAACAGATGGTGAAGGGAATTGTgtgtacacacgcacacacacacacacagggtcatttttatttaaataattcaaAGTAGGATTAAGTAAACTACTCGTTCAAAATATGATTACATTTATCACAAAAAAAGTCGTGTGCGGCTTTTCGGAATTCTGAAGCCCTCTCGTTAAAATCTTGGTCATCTTCTTTTTAGTCTGTTACCAAATCCATCGATTGCATTTTAGGTAAACCAGAAGGTGGCTTAATACCTTTAACATGGAGCCTCCTATAACAAACCAGAAGCACACTGCTTCGTATGCCTTTAGGTTCTCACCTCACTTAAAAGAAACCCCAATTGGCAACTGTAAAATATGCTTTATGAAGGCGAATGCGCAAGAAAGGTGACGCAGAGCTCCAACGGGTGGACCAGTACACCCAGCCTGCAGCCTCAGGTCAACCGCTGGCAGTTCAATGCACGTTAATAACAACTTGAATTAAATATCTacgtgatatatatatatatatatatatatatatatatatatatatatatatatataacttttaaaAAGTGATTCCCTACTTTAAGTGACATTTCTGATTATTGGACTGCTTTTCAGACCTCAAATCCAGAAGACTATGTTTTTAATGACCAGATTCAGGACTATCTCAGACTTCTAGTAAAGGAGGCTCCACAAATCCTATTGCGGTGTCCCTCAGGTGCTGGAGAAGCACCAACAAAACTCTTCCTTGGTAACAGCGAGTACTTACTGACTGTGTACTGGGCTAAGTACAGAAATCACAGAACCCTCATAAGACCCCCACTGTTGCCCAAATTACACGAATGACAACACTGAGACTTAGGGGATATTCAGTAACTTGTCCTTGGTCACACAACAGGACAGTCAGGATCTGGACCCAGTCTAGCTAAGCCTCTTCATCACTTACCTGCCATGATGTGTTATTAACATGTTATTACATAGGAGTCAATGAAGCAAGCAAGCCACACAACAGTAATGTGCAGAGCGAGCCCACTGATGGTAAGTACACGTACATACgcaaggaagagacaggaaagctaTAAGTCAAACAGTCATTAGGGTCATCTCTGAATATTACGTTTACGGCTAATTTGGATTTCCATCTTTGTGCTTTTCTGACTTTTCAAAATATCTGCAATGAAAAGATATTACTTTTGCAATCACAAAGCAAAGGCTATGTGGTGGGCTCTGCCCTGTATTTCTCACTGCCCATGCAGagctgttttaatttttaaacggATTTGaccttttaataataataaacattaataaaggtaaattaaaaaaaaattttttttaataatatacagtcaggttattatttttattttttttagtaactaTTAAAACATTAAAGGTTGGAGAAGGGCAACATTCACTATTGTTCCAAACACTTCTTTCTGGATTTATAAAACAGTATTAGATCTTTTTTGCTATATTTAATACacaccaaaaacctgttgccatcaagttgattctgactcatagcaaccctgtaggacggagtagaactgacccacagggtttccaaggagcacctgctagtggattcaaactgccgaccttttggttagcagctgagctcttaacccctgtgccaccagcactccttctACTTGATACAGAAGTATTTATAAAACCatgaaacaaaaagacaaaccaaacaATCATTATATGCAAGTATTCAAGAGCCttctacagggaaaaaaaaaggtttgtgcAGTGCAGTCGTAGCTATCATTTCATTCATTACCTTTTCTGTAAACAAGTCTGCTGACAACGACAATAGTCACTACACTGTCGTGCCGTCTAAATGGGTCTGGAGTGAAGTCAGTAGGATCTACGGCATTCGGAATGACGGACACTATTTCAGGGTTCAGTGCGGCTCTTAGAACAGTGTTTTCCTTACTGGTGTAGGACACACAGATTATGTGGTTTGTGTCGCAAAGAGACACAGTCAGAAGCTTGTTTGTAAGCACCGAGCTGACATCAGCGAAGCCAAAAAGCGAATGGTCCGTGAAGACTGTCTGCAGCCCCATGGTCTTGGCGTGGAAGAGGGCGTCGTGGGCCATGGCAGAAAATGAGCTATGTGAATGGATTATCGTGACTCTTTCCCGAACAAATATGTACCTGAGCAATGGCAGACTGTGAAAGAGGGTGGTAGCTGTAGATTGGTTGTACATGACTTTCAGAGGCAAGTAATAGACTTTGAGGCCATTAGTGAGATAACGGATGCCTTTTCGATTTCCATAGGCGTGGGTGACAATTATAACCTTGTGCCCTCTTTCGATCAGGCACTGAGAGAGCTGGTAAATGTGGCTTTCCACGCCCCCCATATTGGGGTAGAAAAAGTCCGACACCATGCATATGTTATGGGTCTGAGTTCTACATGTGGAATACCTTCCAGTATTAGTGCAGGGGAGTGCAGCTGAGGGAGGCAGGCCATGCCAATCTCCTCCTCTAAAGGCCATACTGAGAAGGTTTAGACATCAGTCTTCAGAGCAACCCAGTCAAGATGTGTGGCGTTTATCACCTgcaaaagagcagaacagatcTCAGCTCAGGGACAAGAGACAGTCCAACTTCCACATCTAGATATAAATGCTGCTTTTGTAGTCGTGAAAATTTTTAGCTTTCCCCTAGGAATCAATCAAAGCATATAATGAATTTACGTGACTAGGTCTTACTTTTACTCTAAAAATACATAGTAAAATTAAGCTTGTTGCATCATAGTATATGATTTGCCATGCTAACAAACCAGCTCATTCAAATaatttaaatacacacacacacacacatttctctCTTGGCCAGCTTCTACTTACTGAATGGCCACTACACATCAGGTACTATGTGCTAAGAGGTTTCTACATCTTATGTCAGCATCAGCAAAACCATATGAGGTGTTATCCCCATCTAATAGATGGAAAATCTaaagcttagagaagttaaggAATTTGTCCCAAGATCACTCAGCCAGCCTGAGGTAGCACAGAGCAGTAGTGTTTCACTGATGGCCACACCTCCTGGTATTTATGCCCTTGTGTAGCCCCCGTCCCTTGCATTTGGGCTTGGTTTACCCCACAAACTCATAGGGTCGCAATAGGATCgatatgaggcagaatcgactcgatggcaatgggtttggtctggttttggttttaccccACAAAATATGATGGAAGTGGTACTGTGCTAATTTGGGGCCTCAGCctgaaaaaggcctggcaa is drawn from Loxodonta africana isolate mLoxAfr1 chromosome X, mLoxAfr1.hap2, whole genome shotgun sequence and contains these coding sequences:
- the PIGA gene encoding phosphatidylinositol N-acetylglucosaminyltransferase subunit A isoform X1, whose translation is MAFRGGDWHGLPPSAALPCTNTGRYSTCRTQTHNICMVSDFFYPNMGGVESHIYQLSQCLIERGHKVIIVTHAYGNRKGIRYLTNGLKVYYLPLKVMYNQSTATTLFHSLPLLRYIFVRERVTIIHSHSSFSAMAHDALFHAKTMGLQTVFTDHSLFGFADVSSVLTNKLLTVSLCDTNHIICVSYTSKENTVLRAALNPEIVSVIPNAVDPTDFTPDPFRRHDSVVTIVVVSRLVYRKGTDLLSGIIPELCQKYPDLNFIIGGEGPKRIILEEVRERYQLHDRVRLLGALEHKDVRNVLVQGHIFLNTSLTEAFCMAIVEAASCGLQVVSTRVGGIPEVLPENLIILCEPSVKSLCEGLEKAISQLKSGSLPAPENIHNVVKTFYTWRNVAERTEKVYDRVAREAVLPMDKRLDRLMSHCGPVTGCIFALLAVFNFLFLIFLRWMTPDSIIDVAIDASGPKGAWIHEFSYSKKNGQNEEISKTR
- the PIGA gene encoding phosphatidylinositol N-acetylglucosaminyltransferase subunit A isoform X2, with the protein product MACLPQLHSPALILEGTDLLSGIIPELCQKYPDLNFIIGGEGPKRIILEEVRERYQLHDRVRLLGALEHKDVRNVLVQGHIFLNTSLTEAFCMAIVEAASCGLQVVSTRVGGIPEVLPENLIILCEPSVKSLCEGLEKAISQLKSGSLPAPENIHNVVKTFYTWRNVAERTEKVYDRVAREAVLPMDKRLDRLMSHCGPVTGCIFALLAVFNFLFLIFLRWMTPDSIIDVAIDASGPKGAWIHEFSYSKKNGQNEEISKTR